Proteins encoded in a region of the Paenibacillus sp. W2I17 genome:
- a CDS encoding N-acetylmuramoyl-L-alanine amidase produces MYKLLTASVALLISFHCLLMLPHVAYGKAAYLDIAVPQSSDHSTPSQNSPSMLPVTDGDAYRSSHHAFAAPVILLDVGHGGIDGGTSAQGVLEKDINLAISQKVYLLLRSKGYAVIINRLGDYALSDENRWLNSRSRHTRDLAQRKSLSEEVSTDIVVSIHANWSPRSNVHGPVVLHQKEGRSYLLAQSIQDAMNKLYGTEHGVVWGKPFYILNYVKQPAVIVETGFLSNAADRARMNDPAEQKRIAQSIANGIIYYLSVV; encoded by the coding sequence ATGTATAAGCTGCTGACCGCTTCGGTAGCCTTGCTAATCAGCTTCCATTGCCTTCTCATGCTGCCCCATGTGGCTTATGGAAAAGCAGCCTATCTTGATATTGCCGTACCTCAAAGTTCAGATCATTCCACCCCGTCCCAGAACAGTCCATCCATGCTACCAGTGACCGATGGAGATGCTTATCGCTCAAGTCATCATGCCTTTGCAGCACCGGTTATCCTGCTCGATGTAGGCCATGGCGGTATTGACGGTGGTACGTCAGCCCAAGGTGTGTTGGAAAAAGATATCAACCTGGCCATTAGCCAAAAGGTCTATCTGCTGCTTCGCAGCAAAGGTTATGCCGTTATCATCAATCGACTTGGTGATTATGCACTTAGTGATGAGAACCGCTGGCTGAACAGCCGCTCCCGTCATACCAGAGATCTTGCCCAACGTAAAAGCCTTAGCGAAGAAGTAAGTACAGATATCGTGGTCAGCATTCATGCGAACTGGAGTCCCCGATCGAATGTACACGGCCCGGTGGTACTACACCAGAAAGAAGGCAGGAGTTATTTGCTGGCCCAATCCATTCAGGATGCCATGAACAAGTTGTACGGAACGGAGCACGGGGTCGTATGGGGCAAGCCCTTTTATATATTGAATTACGTGAAGCAACCTGCCGTCATCGTTGAAACCGGATTTTTGAGCAATGCGGCAGACCGAGCCAGAATGAATGACCCCGCTGAGCAAAAACGAATCGCCCAGTCCATTGCCAATGGCATTATTTATTACCTGTCGGTAGTGTAG
- a CDS encoding C40 family peptidase, with the protein MKKLIISIFGAAVLFTSGATSTEASSINSVVNNMTGIPYKWGGTTVAGFDCSGFMRYLFNKYSIELPRTSQQQAKAGTPVSKSNVRTGDLVFFNTTGKGISHTGVYIGGGQFAHASSSKGVSITKLSNPYFNDRYVTARRVTGQFMYDKMLGKM; encoded by the coding sequence TTGAAAAAACTGATTATCTCCATTTTTGGAGCAGCTGTATTATTTACATCCGGGGCAACAAGCACAGAGGCAAGCAGTATCAACTCCGTAGTGAACAACATGACAGGTATTCCTTACAAATGGGGTGGCACAACTGTAGCCGGCTTCGACTGTTCTGGTTTTATGAGATATCTTTTCAACAAATACAGTATTGAATTGCCACGTACTTCTCAGCAGCAAGCCAAAGCAGGTACTCCGGTATCCAAGAGCAATGTTCGGACAGGTGATCTGGTGTTCTTTAATACAACAGGCAAAGGCATTTCACATACAGGTGTATATATCGGCGGTGGACAATTCGCTCACGCCTCCAGCAGTAAAGGCGTAAGCATCACGAAGTTATCGAATCCATACTTCAATGACCGCTATGTAACAGCACGTCGGGTAACTGGACAGTTTATGTATGATAAAATGTTAGGTAAAATGTAA
- a CDS encoding divergent polysaccharide deacetylase family protein: protein MMMKEQRKNYRFIAGIMAFLIVFYAGTSAGGPTATASESPSNHKRLAIIIDDVGNDMKGTAEILAMPVKLTVAVMPFLPTTKKDAIAAHEKGMDVIVHMPMEPKKGRPEWLGPGAITSSLTDEEVRSRVEKAIDDVPHAIGMNNHMGSKITSDKRIMSIVLDVCRERGLFFVDSRTNFRSVVGELAISKNMPPVGNDIFLDDQNSKQHIRKQLDLAAQRAIDKNICVVIGHVGHSGMNTSAVIRESVSRLQNQVQFVGIGDLVRDVWQWHSAPTLPTGNK, encoded by the coding sequence ATCATGATGAAGGAACAGAGAAAGAATTATCGATTCATTGCAGGTATCATGGCATTTTTGATTGTGTTTTACGCAGGCACATCGGCAGGAGGGCCTACAGCAACAGCTTCAGAGTCCCCATCGAATCACAAACGGTTAGCGATTATCATCGATGATGTTGGTAATGACATGAAGGGTACGGCAGAGATCCTGGCGATGCCAGTTAAACTAACGGTAGCGGTCATGCCTTTTTTGCCAACAACGAAGAAAGATGCGATAGCTGCACATGAAAAGGGGATGGATGTGATTGTGCATATGCCCATGGAACCCAAGAAAGGACGACCTGAATGGCTGGGCCCGGGTGCAATCACATCCAGTCTAACAGATGAAGAAGTCCGCTCACGCGTGGAGAAAGCAATTGATGATGTGCCCCACGCCATTGGAATGAACAATCATATGGGTTCCAAAATTACTTCGGACAAACGCATCATGTCAATTGTGCTCGATGTATGCAGGGAGCGGGGCCTCTTCTTTGTAGACAGTCGTACGAACTTTCGCTCCGTGGTGGGGGAACTGGCCATATCCAAGAATATGCCACCTGTGGGTAATGACATTTTCCTGGATGATCAAAACTCCAAGCAACACATTCGCAAACAACTGGATCTGGCTGCTCAGCGTGCGATCGATAAGAATATCTGTGTTGTCATTGGTCATGTCGGTCATTCGGGAATGAACACATCCGCAGTAATTCGTGAATCCGTCTCCCGTCTGCAAAATCAGGTTCAATTTGTAGGAATCGGTGATCTGGTTCGAGATGTGTGGCAATGGCATTCTGCTCCTACACTACCGACAGGTAATAAATAA
- a CDS encoding YqhG family protein has product MTMSPHEVQAYVLTYLEALDCQIMERSPAHVTVKLSPEADKALTNRPYYWGFVERTGAPAETMSFTFIFDPDSYQQAIEAAEAKAAQASPNATETNGITNGSPQGEPPKETILGRYFGITPSLPQLGPGRILREEVVYGSRRLQQIFGAAREGGAFVNLFEQAAKRQLRATAPAVYEPWLGVCFKVEFACDLKREELHFLGISLRSGEIIEKFGTKLNRRDLSPRLAENMHVQTAKVSIFDAGAALESHLTNRLLELDYSWAEKAQERLDLELDVLDTYYEAVLREDTPEVESPGKITSDTENVHSNRTPPVPLKKVLDITNAKPIGADVELAAEAAVPIESETDAEEEKTKQAVIDREAMKLQYETRRTEMIWQYEPKVKVTAISSGMFHLR; this is encoded by the coding sequence ATGACCATGTCTCCCCATGAAGTGCAGGCTTATGTTCTCACCTATCTGGAAGCACTCGATTGTCAGATTATGGAGCGTTCCCCTGCCCATGTTACAGTCAAACTCTCGCCTGAGGCGGACAAAGCGTTGACCAATCGCCCCTATTATTGGGGGTTCGTGGAACGAACCGGAGCACCCGCTGAGACGATGTCCTTTACATTTATATTTGATCCTGACAGTTATCAGCAGGCCATTGAAGCAGCAGAAGCCAAAGCTGCGCAAGCATCACCTAACGCTACTGAAACGAATGGCATAACCAACGGCAGTCCTCAAGGCGAGCCACCAAAAGAAACTATTCTAGGCCGTTACTTCGGTATTACGCCATCCCTGCCACAGCTGGGGCCAGGACGAATACTACGTGAAGAAGTGGTGTACGGCAGTCGCAGACTCCAGCAGATTTTCGGCGCTGCCCGTGAAGGCGGTGCCTTCGTGAACCTGTTCGAACAGGCTGCCAAACGGCAATTGCGGGCTACAGCGCCAGCCGTATATGAGCCTTGGCTTGGTGTTTGTTTCAAGGTGGAATTCGCCTGTGATTTGAAACGGGAGGAATTACACTTCCTCGGCATCTCGCTTCGCTCGGGTGAAATTATAGAAAAATTCGGCACCAAGCTAAACCGACGTGACCTCAGTCCGAGGCTTGCGGAGAACATGCATGTGCAGACAGCTAAAGTTTCAATATTTGATGCCGGAGCTGCTTTGGAATCTCATTTGACAAACCGCTTGCTGGAACTTGATTATAGCTGGGCCGAGAAAGCCCAAGAGCGGCTTGATCTGGAGCTGGACGTGTTGGACACCTACTATGAAGCGGTACTCCGAGAAGATACGCCTGAGGTAGAATCACCAGGTAAGATAACCTCAGACACGGAGAATGTCCATTCTAACCGCACGCCACCTGTACCACTGAAAAAAGTTCTGGATATAACTAACGCTAAACCCATTGGAGCAGATGTAGAACTGGCGGCAGAAGCCGCAGTACCGATCGAATCCGAGACAGATGCCGAAGAAGAGAAAACAAAACAGGCGGTAATCGATCGTGAAGCTATGAAATTGCAGTATGAGACACGCCGGACCGAGATGATCTGGCAATATGAACCCAAAGTGAAAGTGACTGCCATTAGCAGCGGCATGTTTCACTTAAGATAG
- a CDS encoding YqzE family protein → MAKSDELVKYITQRVVHYIDTPKDERKGRTKRKEPWAMKWFGMIPFAVSLWVGKKEKEFDTKSHKRSSSGKG, encoded by the coding sequence ATGGCCAAAAGTGATGAGTTGGTAAAATACATTACGCAGCGTGTTGTTCATTATATTGATACGCCGAAGGATGAGCGGAAAGGTCGCACCAAAAGGAAAGAGCCGTGGGCGATGAAGTGGTTTGGTATGATCCCTTTCGCTGTATCCCTGTGGGTGGGGAAAAAGGAAAAAGAATTCGATACAAAGTCTCATAAACGAAGTTCTTCGGGCAAAGGGTGA
- a CDS encoding carbohydrate-binding protein encodes MKVVKFKLKKTINVLLACLTALPLMLTPTNVSAASDANINLSSEKQLIKGFGGINLPAWIGDLTPAQRETAFGNDQNQLGFSILRIYVDPDSNNWYREVATAKRAIEKGAIVFASPWNPPSSMVETFNHNGDTNAKRLKYDKYAAYAQHLNDFVTYMKNNGVDLYAISVQNEPDYAHDWTWWTPQEILRFMKENAGSIQGTKVMAPESFQYLKNISDPILNDPQALANMDILGAHTYGTQISNFAYPLFKQKGAGKELWMTEVYVPNSDNNSADRWPEALDVSYHMHNAMVEGDFQAYVWWYIRRQYGPMKEDGTISKRGYNMAHFSKFVRPGYLRVDATKNPDTNTFVSAYKGDNKVVVVAINRGTSATSQKFVLQNGNASTVSSWITDSSRNLASGTPLTVSNGAFTAQLPPQSVTTFVANVTGGNSGGNTGSGTTYEAETGTSLTEAAIETIYPGYTGSGYVNFNAMTGSAIQWNGINNTTTGTKNVKFRYALESGTRNLDIFVNGTKVISNEPFPATGSWSTWVEKTIQVPMNTGTNTLKVVTTGSEGPNIDSVNVTAAQ; translated from the coding sequence ATGAAAGTAGTGAAATTCAAACTAAAAAAGACGATTAATGTTCTTTTGGCCTGTTTAACAGCCCTGCCTTTGATGTTAACACCGACAAATGTGTCAGCAGCCAGCGATGCCAACATTAATTTGTCCTCGGAAAAACAGCTGATCAAGGGCTTTGGGGGCATTAACCTTCCTGCCTGGATTGGTGATCTGACTCCCGCTCAACGTGAAACTGCTTTTGGTAATGATCAGAATCAGTTAGGCTTCTCAATTCTCAGGATTTACGTCGATCCAGATTCTAATAACTGGTACCGTGAAGTTGCCACAGCCAAGCGGGCTATCGAAAAGGGTGCTATTGTATTTGCATCCCCATGGAATCCTCCAAGCAGCATGGTTGAAACGTTCAACCACAATGGTGACACAAATGCCAAACGTCTGAAATACGACAAATATGCCGCATATGCGCAACATCTGAACGACTTTGTAACCTACATGAAAAATAACGGCGTAGATCTGTATGCCATTTCTGTGCAAAATGAACCCGATTATGCTCATGACTGGACCTGGTGGACTCCACAAGAGATCCTTCGATTCATGAAAGAAAATGCCGGGTCCATTCAAGGTACCAAAGTCATGGCGCCTGAATCCTTCCAATACTTAAAGAACATATCCGACCCAATCCTGAATGATCCGCAGGCACTTGCCAACATGGACATTCTGGGAGCACATACGTATGGAACCCAGATTTCGAATTTTGCCTACCCTCTCTTTAAGCAAAAAGGAGCCGGTAAAGAACTGTGGATGACTGAGGTGTATGTTCCGAACAGTGACAACAACTCAGCAGACCGCTGGCCTGAAGCATTAGACGTTTCCTATCACATGCACAATGCCATGGTAGAAGGTGATTTCCAGGCCTACGTGTGGTGGTACATCCGCAGACAGTATGGTCCGATGAAAGAGGACGGTACCATAAGCAAACGCGGGTATAATATGGCTCATTTCTCTAAATTCGTGCGTCCAGGCTACCTGCGAGTCGATGCAACGAAAAATCCGGATACAAACACATTTGTCTCAGCCTATAAAGGTGATAACAAAGTCGTCGTCGTGGCGATTAACCGTGGAACTTCAGCCACAAGCCAAAAATTCGTTCTGCAGAATGGTAATGCCTCTACTGTGTCCTCATGGATTACGGACAGCAGTCGAAACCTGGCAAGCGGAACCCCGCTTACCGTATCCAATGGAGCCTTCACGGCACAGCTCCCGCCTCAGAGCGTAACAACGTTTGTTGCCAACGTTACTGGCGGAAATAGCGGCGGGAATACAGGCAGTGGCACTACGTATGAAGCCGAGACCGGAACGTCACTTACGGAAGCTGCCATTGAAACAATCTACCCCGGTTACACTGGCTCCGGGTATGTTAACTTCAATGCGATGACTGGTTCAGCCATTCAATGGAACGGCATTAATAACACGACAACAGGTACCAAAAACGTAAAGTTTCGTTATGCGCTGGAAAGCGGCACACGGAACCTCGACATTTTTGTGAACGGAACCAAAGTCATCAGCAACGAGCCCTTTCCGGCTACGGGAAGCTGGTCCACTTGGGTTGAAAAAACAATACAGGTCCCCATGAACACGGGGACCAATACATTGAAAGTGGTCACCACTGGATCGGAAGGACCAAATATTGACAGCGTTAATGTTACCGCAGCACAATAA
- the pelA gene encoding pectate lyase, with amino-acid sequence MKAKKIITFVLACTMVFSAVGMAVLPVGTVSAADASGTTASISDILKNQLPDGGWRKDYKQTSGEWAKSTIDNKATYSEIRRLAKEFKKTNDPRYSTAAIKGINFLINMQYSNGGWPQVYQSSGYHKHITYNDDAMINVMIMLDEVAARKGDFSFIDSTLANRSKNSVAKGVEAILNTQVVSGGKLTAWGQQHDSSSLKPASARIYEVPSLTAGESVTIVKFLKTRPANAKITASIKGAEAWFNKVKITGYKYERANGDSKIIADSKAAPIWARFYEIGTDKPIFIGRDGVVKYKLSDIDKERRGGYAWYGNWPSKL; translated from the coding sequence TTGAAAGCGAAGAAAATAATTACTTTTGTCCTGGCATGTACGATGGTGTTTTCAGCAGTTGGAATGGCAGTTCTTCCTGTAGGGACGGTATCTGCTGCGGATGCATCGGGTACGACAGCGAGTATTTCTGATATTTTGAAGAACCAGCTGCCGGATGGAGGTTGGAGAAAAGATTATAAACAGACAAGTGGAGAGTGGGCGAAGTCCACGATTGACAACAAGGCTACATACTCAGAAATTAGAAGATTGGCGAAGGAATTTAAAAAGACGAATGATCCGCGTTACTCCACAGCTGCAATCAAAGGAATTAACTTTTTGATCAACATGCAGTATTCAAACGGCGGATGGCCACAAGTTTACCAAAGCTCTGGATATCACAAGCATATCACTTACAATGATGATGCCATGATTAATGTAATGATCATGCTGGATGAAGTAGCGGCACGCAAAGGTGATTTCTCGTTTATCGACAGCACACTTGCTAACCGCAGTAAAAATTCAGTTGCCAAAGGTGTGGAGGCGATTCTAAATACACAAGTCGTTTCAGGTGGTAAGCTGACAGCATGGGGACAACAACATGATTCCAGTTCCCTTAAACCAGCGAGCGCAAGAATCTACGAAGTGCCATCGCTGACAGCTGGAGAGAGTGTAACGATTGTTAAATTTCTGAAAACCAGACCTGCTAACGCTAAAATTACTGCATCCATTAAAGGAGCGGAGGCTTGGTTTAACAAGGTGAAAATTACGGGTTACAAATATGAAAGAGCTAATGGAGATAGTAAAATTATCGCTGATTCCAAAGCTGCACCAATTTGGGCACGCTTCTATGAGATAGGAACGGATAAACCAATCTTTATTGGTCGTGACGGGGTAGTAAAATACAAATTAAGTGATATTGATAAAGAAAGAAGAGGCGGTTACGCATGGTATGGCAACTGGCCTTCCAAGCTATAA
- a CDS encoding carboxymuconolactone decarboxylase family protein has protein sequence MTLMNDKVHAYKDQIGALSDVLPGVVKSYHEFTGECFQPGVIDAKTKQLIALGIGLFANNEVCTFYHVEEARAKGATDQEIMETVAVAGAVGGGHALSQGAMRVQKALH, from the coding sequence ATGACATTGATGAATGATAAAGTTCATGCCTACAAGGATCAGATTGGAGCATTAAGCGATGTGCTGCCAGGTGTGGTTAAGTCGTATCATGAGTTTACCGGAGAATGCTTCCAACCTGGCGTGATTGATGCGAAGACAAAACAGCTAATTGCACTCGGCATTGGATTATTCGCCAACAATGAGGTATGTACCTTCTACCATGTAGAAGAAGCCCGTGCCAAGGGAGCAACAGATCAGGAGATTATGGAGACCGTTGCGGTGGCCGGAGCTGTTGGAGGAGGACATGCCCTGTCTCAGGGTGCGATGCGAGTGCAGAAGGCGCTGCATTAA